The genomic stretch ATATGGACAACACCCTTTCTGACCCTTCTgtaaaactattatttttcccctcatattTTTGTCCTGTCTTTTAGGTCACATATAATCTGCTATTGCTATATATGTGTGAAGTAGAATAGTGGGGTCCTAAATTAACCTTATTATGCCAATTAAAAGTATTTCTCCATTCTCATTCTAGCTATGATGGCTATTATACAGAAGATGACCCAGTTTATGGCAATCTCAGTCAAGATATTTTAGGTAAGCCTCACTTAAAGAACATATCCATTCAGTGGATATAATAAATGCATGGTTAAAAGCAGAATGATCAACACTTTCTGTCTTTCTTAAATAGCAAACGTGAGAATCAACTGCTTTTTAATTGCGGTATTAATCCTTGAGAATAGAACCACAAACAACCGTACTGCATTACTATTCATAATACCAGATCACATGTTGAGTTTGACTTTTTACAATCCAAATGCTTCAGTTCAGCCAAATATCTCAAAAACAAGAGCTTTTCTACATGTAGAGTTGCATCTGTTTAAGTAACAGCTTGATTCAGGAACATTAAAGCAGTCTGAGACAAAACTACCCTCTGCCCAAAGTCGTTGTCCCCACAGATGTTGGCAGGAAGATAcactttgttttcttgctgtggCTATTTGCAGATCCATCTCTTGTTGCAAACTTGCATATCAGTGATGTGGGCAAACACAGCCCACAGTGGCTGAGCGGTGGGCAGGCATagctttcctctgctttgctgAACTGAAGTAATAATGCCTGGCAGAAAGGTACCACATTAATGGCAGTAACATCGCATAACTACAACTAGAGCTAGATAGGTTGAAGCATATATCTCAGAGCCTTTACTGTGTTAAAGCAGGTATTAGGTAACAGATGCGACTTTTTTGCTAGTCTTATTTGGGGTTAAGCAAAATTGAACTAAACTACTTTAATGGGAAAAATCAATTTTCACATATATAACTTCCCTAAATTTAGCTGTGCCAACACTTGAATGCATTGACACTACATAAGCCTCAGAACTTTAAGTAATCTATTTTACCAATGTCTAAAATGAGATGTGGCATGAGAAAATAACTTGAATTAAAATCACAAAAAACTAAAGATAGTGTCAGGAATAGAATTTAATCACTAGCTCCTGCAACTCGTAGCATCATTCTCAGCCAACAAGTGTTCCTCCTGGACTCTGCATAGCCTTGTACCTGAAAAGATTGCCTACACTAACAAATATGCCAAATATGAAGTTACCCCCTGTTGTAAGATGTTTGCTCAGGAGCCTAAAATGACATCTGCTTACAGAATAATGAGAAAATTCCCATCCATAAGTATAGAAAATGAACTTTGGTTTCAGAGTACAAGCATCTGAATTTCCTAGCTATTTGCCCCTCTATAAGTAGAGGGAGATATCTACGTGTGagacttcaaaacaaaaaacaaacttctaCCAAAGAAAACTTGGGGAGAGTTAGTTCTGTAATAAGGAGGATCTGGTTGATCTTTAAATCCTCAGTCGGCTCTTTTACTaactaaagttttttttttttttttttttttttttttttaactttgatcaACTCTAGAGGAATGTTGTTATGAGCAGATGAAGTCCCAGCCTCAAAGGCCAGTTAACGAACTACAGGtatctttattttttgatttGACTTTGGATTTCTGAATTAGGGTATGTTGGTCTGTCTTGGAGCTCTTGTGTTTATCCCATGACAATACATAACAAAAATCTTCATACTGCTCATCTAAAAAATTACCATGTCTCAATTCATCAGTGAATTTAAGCACAGACTGGGCCTTATGCTCAGTCTGGGCCATTAATGAGGGAGAATTATAGGTAGCTCATTTCCATCCATATGGCATGACAAAGCTCAGTCACAAGTACGCAGAACAGGCTAAATTAAGCCTGCAGCTACAACCTTGGCTTATGTGTGGAATTAGATTTATTTCTTCTGGTCAtcaatcaaataaaaatacaggCTGAGTCACATGACAATCATTTATTTGACTAACTCTCTTCTGCCCAGCACAAAATCTGTATGCCTTAATAAATGAAAGAAGCCTGATCGTCTGTTGATTTGTATTTTGTTCTTGAATTACTTGGATCCCTAAAAACATGCAAGCTTCAACTGAATTTCTTCTGTAATTGAAACATTCACAGTATCAATTCCTGTGTTAGTTTCCAGGTATTTAAGGAGTGACTccagcctctctcttttcccaaGATACTTCCAGGGGGCATAAATATCCTTTACCTAGACACTTGTTTGCATAAAACTCACAGAAACACAATCATCCATGTAAGTTCCTATATCAAAAGTGCTTCCCAGTTTTACTTGAAAAACACATCGAGAGAAGCGGAAGAAACACACCCATAGCATAGATTTTGCACTGAAAAACAGATTATATATACACAGAAGCTTTCCAGACACACAAAGCCTGTGAAAAATGTTGTCACTAATGACTGGATTCTAATAAATgaaatggtgggaaaaaaaatacaggccaAAGAATGTCTCACATCCCAAAGAACAGGGACTAATACAATACCCTTTTTCCAATAGAGAATCTTTCTGATGATACACTGATGAATTTTTCCTTATCACCACTGCCCTAAGAACATGAGTCACTTACCATTGGGGTACATTGGTCTGGTTTCTCTGCTGCCACAGCTTAATCATTTGTACTTTCTACAAGCTCATTTGCAGCTAGTTTTGGTAAACTTCAGCCATATAATACAGACATACACAAAACCTTAGATATAATTTTAAGGCGAGCATTACTACTGAATGTTAAATACAAAGTGAATTTCCTTCTAGGTGGAGTCTGCCAATCAGATGTGCTATGCCTCCCTTGATCACAGTATCAAGGGAAAACGCAGAAAAccaaggagaaagaaggagcCTTCTTTAGAAGAAGATCAAGGACCATCTAAACCCACCGTCACACCTTCCAAAGTCAGCATTTATCTCAATAGTGAGCAACTGGCTGCTGAAAACACGGCAAAGGCAGAGGCCATTCATGATGATCCCATCAGATTAATGAGTTTGATTCATACTACAAAGGAGAACATTTGAAGTGGATTCATGAAGGGAGTATGCAATCATAAAGTGAGATCTGCTTGTTCATTCTGGAGGAACAATGAATGATTATAATATCCTGGCAAACTGACATATCAATGGTGTAAAATGGGTAAGTTAAGCGTTCAAATTGTCTTCTGGGTGTATGGACTACGCAGGAAGTAACTACAGATCCGGACTGCCACTTTGAAGGACCTACCCTTCCAAAGATGTTTTGGAATGGAGTTGTAGGTGCTGGTATCTCAGAATTTGACTCCAAAGAAGCATTGACCTAGTAtttattccattaaaaattaatcttttgtTTCAAAGGACCATGAGCAATTCCTACTTCAATCAGTCCCAAAATACCATTCAGTTGTTTGTAGACCTCTAGCACAGTTTCACTGTTCTAAGTTTTAGCAAGGTGGTTTTAAAAAcacactttggaaaaaaagttgttttcacATTTGCACAGCTAAGAATTTAGttgatttttcaattaaaaactgTTCTGCTCTTGAACATTTTGTACTTTCCCATTGTGACTGGTCTACAGTAATATGATAATATATGTAAAGCTAATCAGAGAATAATTTAACAACTTAAGTTAGTACTTGTACGTCTAGCAAAATTTCACAATATCCTTATACACCTTTAGTTTCCTTTTGTGAACAATACCAGAACACATCTCCAATCTTCGCTCCTCCGCTAACATAATGCTGTATCCATCCATATTCAACAGTCTGTAAAGATATTGGCAAGTGatctgtaaaaataaaacttgcaGGGAGGATTTTTTCCTTCCAATATTGTAATTGATATTTAAATTCCTACTGGGTTTTACATTATCATTTTTAACAAGTATTTTAAGAAATTAGAAAGAGCTTTTTATTTCCCTAAATCACTCGCAGTGTTCACATTCATCTTTAGACTTTAACCTCATCATATAGTAAGCTGTTATAGAGACAATTCATTTTTATGCAATGCATTCTGGGAGTCATTATGTAGCAGTAGCATGAAAGAGTAAGACACTGTTGATGTTATACGTATGCCTTCAGGTGTCAGACAGTTTGATCTTCTCAGGAAAACATATTAGGGCCTTTAAAATCCATGCAGAACACGTTGCCAGAGAGCTCAAGAGTATATACAGAGCCCTGAGAGCATTCCAGTTCCTGAAGGAGAGCTAGCAGTCCTGGAAAcagttacaaaacagaaaaaacccttTGTGCAAAAGGCTGACACCTGCTGTAAAACCAGAAGTGGCTAGGCATGTCCAGAAATGTGGCAaatttatggaggaaaaaaaaaagtgactataAAAGAAACAGTTCAGTGACAGGCTGGTTCATGTCTGAGCTTAGCTCAGTTAATGAGCCTCTTTAACATGGCATAACTTCTACAGTAGACCAAGAGAAAGGGGCCAACCCCATGGCCCAGCTGCCTCTCATAAGCTAGCATGTCCTTTTGTATGGGGAAGCCAGGTCAATACATGCTTGGCTATTACTACCTCAGAAACAATGTCGAttaaagaggaattaaaataGCTGTGTTGTCATGGCCTTAGACCAACTACCATtagagaagcagcaaaaagtACTTTTGGAGAATCAATAGAAGAACACTTTAATGGAGCATTACATTAAACTATTCCCCAGACTGAGATcttggggggaagagggggaagaatcCAAAGCTAAATGCTGAGACAGATGATGAAGTACTACTATCCTAATTTGATTGAATTAGAAGGAATTATTTATAGCTTAGTTCCGTACTGGgaacaaagacaaaataaaatacatgtcaACAGGTTCTTGCCTAGCCCCACACATCAAAATTGTTTGAATAGCATTAATAATATGTaaagtatttatataaaaagatttCAGTTTAGCTGACACACCAATCACATGCAATATTCGGACCCTCTGAGATGATTAAAGGTAAAAGCTTTCTTGAACAAGCTCTCAAGCAAATAAGCACAGGTCCAAGAGTCTATTTGTTACTATTTTTCAAACACACTTGAGAAAAGGGACGTTTTCATAATTTTCATAACAATTtgtgtagctttgctcaagaacAGCTATTCCCCAAATTTCTCACATTTGCACTGTTGGTTACGCTCTTCGTTCAAAAATTCTAAGGTCAAAGAACTTCAACAAGTTACCTAAGTTCAATCTGTCCGTTCAGCCTGATCATTAGTTTTACAGAAATAAAGCACACACTTCTCTCATTGACTGCACACATAACAAGCATGCTTAATAAGGTTTAGGCACATTTAGTTCCTTCTGTATTCTTAGTCTTCATCGTTTAGTCTAGGTATTTACACCACTTTTCAGCAGCTGCTTCTCCTTGCAACTTATTTTGCTAAAGAGCACGGTACTTTCTGTAAATATTCTCCTTCAATTTATACTTCCTTTCTAAATTTGATTACTGCTTTCATTAAATTATCCACTTCTGGATTAACTTTCTTGGCCTATCAACTCTAAGGCACTTCTAATGCTGCTGTAGTCCAGATTTAGCTTTCCTCCCTAAGCTGTAAACAGTCCAGGAATTATTCCTCCAGCTCTTTACCCTCTCTTTGCTTAAATAACTGAACTAAAGAcatatttttcaggctttttagaTGATAGTTTTCAAATGACTGAATTATTCTAAGAAAGTACATGTTCAATCTTGCTCCCTCTTCAAGCCATTACAGAGAGACCTACAGAACCTTTATGCATTACTTGAATTCTTAACATATacagaaagcttcagaaataaTTACAACGAAATACAAGAAGGAAATGATGTGTAGATTTGTGCTGTCTCAATAACCTGTTTTTAGAGTACTCCTTACAAAAAAAATGTGCAGGGGGAAAACTAAAGCAGTGTGAAGCAAGCTTAGCATTCATTCAAATATCAAATATTCAATAGAACAGTGAAGCAAGTAAtagcagagaagaagaaatacGGTGGCAGAAGCAAAGACTATTTGGAATGGAGGAGGCGCAGAGATCAAAAGAGAAGGCATAGGAAGTAATACCATTAAATTACCATAGGACTAAGACATGGGTATACTCCAGCAGTCATGGCAACATCCAACAATTGCTGCAGATGTAACAGTTTCTAACCAGTGTTATTAGAAACACCAACAGACTCTTAGGTATAACAGCCTAAATATACGCTGTAGACAAGAAAGTAGACATTGGAGGATCAAACTCCAAAAATGGAATTCCTTGCTCCTGCTAGCGTGAAAAAGGTGCCGATGAGATGAGCTTATTTATGTTCCAAAACCTCAAGGTTTGTCAAAAACTACCTCTTAAAATTCTAAGTTATTTGCATAGATGGAATGAGCTACTGCTATGTTCTTTAAATAAATCTAGTTTCCCACCTGGGTAAGCCTTCATTCTGTTGCTGCATAGAAGTCTCATCTAGAGTCCAAAAAACAATTCCAGTGTACCTTTAAGTTACTTTAGAACAGAAAACATTAATGGAGTTATGTAATTTCTCAACATGAGTGtctgagcactgaaacaggttgcccagggaggttgtggagtattcatccttggagatattcaaaagctgtctggacacaatcctgggtaatgtgctctaggtgagtctgcttgagcaggtggggttggaccagatgatctccagaggtcctttccaacatCAACTGTTCTGTGAGTCTGTGTATCATGTCAGGTAGAACTTTGTGAGAACATAAAAGAATACCAAATCCATTACTGTATAAAATTTTATTGAACAATCGAGTTTGGTGAGCTACTTgcaaaaattaaacattaaaattatACACCAGGCATAGCACAATTCATAATGTATAATACTGCATTTGGATTATCCACATCTGCTTAGATGTTTTCTTTCATGCATTTAGTAATGTCACATATATAAAACTGGCACAGGTAGGAATTCAGGCAGAGACAGAGCTTATTAATACCTTATTAATACTATACTAAATACCAAAGCTTACCAGCAGATTAAAAAGATAGCATGGATCAAAATTGATTATTATAAACACCATTAAATAGAGAAATAAACTTAGCCATAAAAAGGAACCCTGGTTCCTTGCAAATACCAGATGAAACTAGAGGGGTAAGAAGTGCCTTTCAGAAAGGAAGTAGCAGCTCCTGGAGCTTGTTTTATATTATGGGGAAGTATAAATCAGGACTAATTATATATTAATGTTCCTGCTTACTAAGAATTGCGATctcataattaaaatatttaaattcataatTAATTGATCTTTAAAAGttacaaaacaatgttttctctGTAACAGTCCATGAGTGCTCCTTGGTGAGTTTTGATTAGGAAGTCCTCCAAGGGAATGCTAGGATTTCGGTCTTTCCCATCAGTGTAGCTTAGTTTTCTGGATACCCTATATAAAGAATTGTTTAGATCATAAAGTTAcagtaaattaaacaaaaacactATGTTTGCTTACTGATTAGCTTACAATAAgcagaaagaaactgaaacaaaCTGCCAAAGCAAAATATCTGAACATCTTAATAGTGATCTGCAGCAGGCTTCCTTGTCTGCATGCATCCAGTTGAAGTGGAAACATTTCATCTTATGTCATTTTAACATGTAGTAATGCTACTACATTACCTAGATATTTGTATAAACATAAATAACAGTGTTGAGAAGCAATTGCTGAATGTATTCACAAATAGCTAGAAATGAAAGATACACTGCAGCAAATTAGAATATAATTATTTCTTTGCTGTTATTGAAGAAATGGCAACACATTTTTTGGATCTCTTTTAAACCAATATGGTTTACATCTGAAAATTAGGTTTAACAGTATAGTTGTAAGACAACATTTACACAAAGCTACAGAACAGTTTATTAGTTAAGGACGTTTCTGAAATATCTCTTTCATAATCAGCTTCTAGATGAAGACAGTCAAGTTCCAGACAAGATGAGAAtattctccccctcccctcccccccaaaactgTTCATTACAGCATTTTGACACCTGGCTTACGCATAAGACTTCTGAGGGCTTGGAAGTCATTGAAGAATTTCACTCCTGGGATATTTATTACAGCCACAGAAGTCTAAGAATATCAAATCCCAGGCCTAAGGAAGCTTGCCAGCTGACAGTCCATTTAGGTTACAAATTAAGAAACATACATTTGTGTAATTAAGGAACAGAGAAATAGATTTTATTCCAGATGGTTTGGCAAGAAAGCACTCACTGAAATCCTGATTTCCTGCTCTCTTCCAAACTTATTTACTTACAGGCATTAAGGAGAGGAAACCCTTTTTGTTGTTCAAAACAATTCAGTAATCTTATAGGGAGGAAAAAGTGTAAATTCAATAGCTGAGTAAAAACTCACTTAGCTAAGTGCTAAATGGGCATACTCAAGATCACAGAAACATCCTTCTGTACTCATCAGCTTCCTTCCAATACTCCACTATACCAAAAATAATCTTAATGCAATCTTTATTAATATCATTTTGTACTTGTAATATAAATGCCTGTAAGTTTGCTTAAACtgacacttttttctttaaataatgtaGCCTCTTTCTGGTTAAGACCTCTATACAGATGCTTTCAAAATGCATTCAGTcttcttttgaaatttttctgACAATGTTCAGATTAAAATTTGATACTAGCTGTACGATCACCTCAAGCATAGTGAAAACATCTTCTTGACTTTGAGTTTGGGAAGGCAGCACATCTTGCGGCGCCAAATCGGATCTTTTGGCAAAACTAGGCTAAGTTTGCTGTGTCacagaaatttttcagaaaatgaaaggagATGGTTTAGCAAACTTGGAATGCCTTTTAATCCTGCTGCCTATAAAATTAACTCATAATTCATAATCCAAGAGATCCGAAGCTTGAGAAGTCTTCAAAAGTGGCatactaaaagaaaatatatgcagTAGGCCATCATCCAGGAAGCTGGAAGGAGCGTTCTCCTGAGATGTAAACACTCTGCCGATAGTGATAAAAGAGGAACAGGGCATCTTGGGTCCATTCCAAAGAGAGCCACTGCTGCTTTGGCACAGAGCAAAAGCACAGGTAAATATGTCCACCTGGACAGGAGCTGAGTTTTGAAAGCCATTTAAATGGCAATATACTGTACACTCCAGATCTTAAGAATCCAAGAGGACTTGTCAGTTCAAACACATAACTACGGAATTGTTTTGGTTCTGGCCATGTCATAGCTAAAATGAAAAGCATCTCTATAATGAATACAAAATAAGTACTAAAGCGGCTATTCAGTAAGGCCAGTTGTAGCAATTTCTGTTTGTTGGCCATCCATGCTAGACTCTGGCTAGTTTTGTGCAGAGACACTTGCCTCCCAGTGTTCAAGTCTGCAAGTTTTATTAGCATGGCCTCTCCTAAGGATCCAAGCTGATTTTCATCATACTAGTACACATGATGCAGAAGTGTAAGCAACAACCTCCATGCCTGCAATATAAATGTAGAACATTTAAGAActtgttttgaaatttctttAATAGAAACTCCAGAGGCACTTACCTTTGGCGACATTCTGTGTGCTTCTGCAAAAGGTGCAATTCTGCTGTGCTAGGCCTATCAGAGTGGGCATCTGCAATTGCAGACTCTGCTGATGAAAAATAACAGGATGAAATGGGCAAGCACCATGCGGGGTAGCATGGGCACTAAAGTATGTTGTTAAACTATTAGCCTAGTAAGACAATGGTTTTCATCACCATATTTTAATCAGCAAAAtcccttacaaaaatattttaatgaaaaagcttCTGGCAAAACATAATTAATTTCAGATACAATTCAAAAGCACTGTATATTTAAGTATAAAACTAACTTTCTTCAAAATGCTTGTAATTTATTACCATTAGAAAAAGATACAAGCAGCTCACAATTATGTGCAAGGTCAGGGAAGAAACTGTTGAtaccacaaaaaaatgcaattGATAAAGTACAATTTCCTACTGAATGTTTATATATAGAAAGTATATGTAACGACaaacttaacagaaaaaaagagagagcaaactAGGAGATAAACTAGCAGATAATAACCAGCAAACCAGATAGTAGGAAAATTCCCAGTTAATGAAGGGAAAAGCTTAACAGCAGTTAACATGTGATTCAGGAAGTTATTTTCTACTTAGATTCCTTAcatattaaagaaatttaaacacATCCAATTATTACTGAGGAAGAAGAGCTGTCATCTCGATAGGAGTCTGCAGAGGAGATCTATAGATTTACCCTTCAAATAACTGCTTATGATCGCTAAAGTATTAATTCAGAAAGCCTCTGAAACCAACCTTGCAGAGAAGTATGAGGACTAACAAGAAAGGTGTTATCTGGAGAAGCGTGAAATCCAGAGTCCTGAAAACAGAGCATCAACAGATTGCATCAGTAGAAAAACCCTCAAGTATTACTTTACAGCTTGTGCTAGAAGAAATGACTGGAAACTTGGAACTAAGGGCCTGATTTAAAACTCAATTAAACAAGCCTAATGATTCCAATGCCTTAATTGACAAGGCTGctgtctgagatttttttttgttgttgttttaaagtaATGACACAGGCGATTAAAATGAGACAAAAGCTTCTGttgaacattttaaaatctctttcaaGATTAGTAAATAGAGTGACTGCTTCCTCACAGAGTTTGGGGATCCAGGAGACCTGATACAGCTTACATTTGAACTGTtttgcaaaacacacacactctacCAACAAAAAAGGACCAGAAGAATGTTCTGACTAGTTTAAAGACCTTCCAACTCcagccctttttttttaagactttctccaaaaatcagcaaaagattacacaatttttttttacaaggtCCTTCAATACCTGACTCTCATAGTTGTGACTGCCATAACAGCTGGGGTTATTGCCACTGCATGTGCTTGAAAAAATCATGCCAACTGTCTGAAGATTAACAGTTTTCCTGCGAGAAATCTGCTGATATACTGTTGGAGGAAGATAATGTTCAGGTATATTTTTCAGTCGCTTTACAGGTGAAGAAAGCAGATCATTTTGAACATTTGCTAGTCTTTTAACTCTGGGAATTGCAGATAAAGTTCGAACAGGTGAGTTAACGAGAGCATTTACAGTTTCAGACATCTGTATTACTTCATATTTCATTAAGTTTGAAGCTCTCTGAAGCCCAGGGAGTTTTGGAACACTATCACTACACAATTTCTGATAAACCTTCTCAAATGCTCTGTCATTCTGTACATTGGACCTCACAGAATCACTTAAATTATTCTTCATTAATCCTCCTTTCTCCTCAAGCTTCTGTGAGCTTGAAGGCAGTTTTGTCAGTGTCAAAGGCTTTTGAATTTCTTTGGAACACAGTTTGCGGTAGAGTTCTTCAAATGCATCTTCATATTTCTGAGACTTTGAAGGACTCAGATTCACAGGCAAAGAGGAAAATGAGTGGCTGCGCTGCAGAGAAATCCCCCTCTCAGGAATTTTTATTTCAGGATTTCTGTGTAATGTGTTTGATGTTCTTCGAAGAGAATTGTTTATAATTGGTGCAAAAGTGTTACCATTGCTACTGAAATTGCAAATTGATGAGCACAGTCCTGAAGTATCATCAAAAGGAAAGTCAGTTCTGTGAGTTTTGCTCTCTTTTACCAGATGAAGAGCTGCTGACCCTGAAGTGACAGTAGATGTTATAGAAGGGTAATCTGAAGAACATTTGTAAGTCAATTTTTCGCTTTCTTTGAATTTTGAATTCTTCAGTGAGGCAGTAGTCTGTAATGGATCTTCAACTAGAAATGTCTCTCCCATTCTAGCCATAACATTTGGAACAATAGTTTGGTCAGAAACATTTTGGCCTTCACCAGATGCTGAATCATGTTCTAAATTTGAATCAGAGCAGTCCGTTTCCATTTCATTTGCATCCCTGTGAGAATAATGTATCAGGCCATTTAAATTATTAAAGGAACACTTGTTATCACAGTTCTTATTTGCATTATTCCCAAAATGTAGATTCTGGATGTCTTCGCTACTACTGCTGCATATGCCAGGCAGGGCTTGCTTCAATTTACGCGGTCTGAAcccttttattttctctacagTGACATTGAGCTTTGGTTTTCTAGAATGCCATCTTTTGTGTCTATAGTGTCCAATCATGTATTCAAACACTTTTCTCTGAAAATGCTTTCTCATGAGCCTTGTTAGTGCCTCTACCATCCCTGGATACAAGTCTCCAAGTGTTACGTTGCTCCAGGAGCATTCCTCATCTGCAGACTGGTATACTTCCAAGATACTATCATAGCAAGTTTCATTCACTTTCGGAAGAGGTTGATGC from Dromaius novaehollandiae isolate bDroNov1 chromosome 1, bDroNov1.hap1, whole genome shotgun sequence encodes the following:
- the LOC112990552 gene encoding T-cell receptor-associated transmembrane adapter 1 → MDCHFSVWGILAFLSLALIISLILNISHYMKRKREAKMYKDCEDYSPSYDGYYTEDDPVYGNLSQDILEECCYEQMKSQPQRPVNELQVESANQMCYASLDHSIKGKRRKPRRKKEPSLEEDQGPSKPTVTPSKVSIYLNSEQLAAENTAKAEAIHDDPIRLMSLIHTTKENI